Proteins encoded by one window of Lycium barbarum isolate Lr01 chromosome 11, ASM1917538v2, whole genome shotgun sequence:
- the LOC132617047 gene encoding MLO-like protein 5 isoform X1: MLYGKPCLVGVRTLLSASLKHEILVTIFILGKVPFVSIHGLHQLHIFIFFLAVFHVIYSAITMLLGRLKIREWKEWEKEVEHDYEAANDASRFRLTKETSFVRDNTSFGTTPIIFYTVCFFRQFFRSVRKADYLTMRHGFISVHLAPGSKFNFQKYIKRSLEDDFKVVVGINSVLWLSAVIYLLVNVRGWQAMFWLSILPLVIILAVGTKLQSIIAQMAIEIQERHAVVQGIPLVQVSDRHFWFGKPTLILHLVHLTLFQNAFEITYFLWITYEFGLYSCFHDSFFLAVLRVAIGVGVQILCSYITLPLYALVTQMGSTMKRSIFDDQTSKALMNWHKNAKNKKKPTKPGPVETRKLGSPRESPETSPSTRPGHRSRIEMSNIEPSSSSQTANIVASVDIPEEIDGRPRPANPDLLTGP; this comes from the exons ATGTTGTATGGCAAGCCCTGCTTAGTTGGCGTTAGAACCCTGTTGTCTGCCTCTCTGAAACATGAGATACTTGTTACCATTTTTATTTTG GGTAAAGTTCCATTTGTATCCATCCATGGTTTGCATCAGCTACACATCTTCATATTCTTTTTAGCCGTCTTCCACGTTATTTACAGTGCCATAACTATGCTGCTCGGAAGATTAAAG ATTCGAGAGTGGAAGGAATGGGAAAAGGAAGTTGAGCATGATTATGAAGCAGCCAATG ATGCCTCAAGATTCAGGCTTACCAAAGAGACATCTTTTGTTAGGGATAATACCAGTTTTGGGACCACCCCAATCATTTTCTACACT GTGTGCTTTTTTCGACAATTTTTCAGGTCAGTTAGGAAAGCTGACTACTTGACCATGCGCCACGGTTTCATCTCG GTCCATTTAGCACCTGGAAGTAAGTTTAATTTTCAAAAGTACATAAAGAGATCCCTGGAAGATGACTTCAAGGTTGTTGTGGGCATCAA TTCAGTGCTATGGCTTTCTGCAGTTATTTATCTTCTGGTGAATGTCCGTG GATGGCAAGCTATGTTTTGGCTGTCCATACTGCCTCTAGTT ATAATCTTAGCAGTTGGGACAAAGCTTCAATCAATTATAGCTCAGATGGCTATTGAAATTCAAGAAAGACATGCTGTGGTGCAAGGCATACCTCTTGTCCAAGTTTCAGACAGACATTTTTGGTTCGGCAAGCCAACTCTAATTCTTCATCTTGTCCATCTCACCCTCTTTCAG AATGCTTTTGAGATTACGTACTTCCTTTGGATAACG TATGAATTTGGGCTCTATTCCTGTTTTCACGATAGTTTTTTCCTCGCCGTATTGAGAGTTGCTATCGG GGTAGGTGTTCAGATTTTGTGCAGCTATATTACACTTCCACTGTATGCACTAGTTACCCAG ATGGGATCAACCATGAAGAGATCTATATTTGATGACCAAACTTCCAAGGCACTGATGAATTGGCATAAGAACGCAAAAAATAAGAAGAAACCTACAAAGCCTGGACCAGTTGAAACACGAAAATTAGGGAGTCCAAGGGAGTCACCTGAAACTTCCCCGAGTACAAGACCTGGTCATCGATCAAGAATAGAAATGTCTAACATAGAGCCATCGTCCTCTAGTCAGACCGCTAACATTGTTGCTAGCGTGGATATTCCAGAGGAAATAGATGGCAGGCCACGGCCTGCGAACCCTGACCTACTTACAGGTCCTTGA
- the LOC132618069 gene encoding proteasome activator subunit 4-like, protein MFLISDKLSNFIAAGCQDVTLLAQFVSEPSPVKSTVTKAVAEFRRTHADTWNVQKDSFTEEQLEVLADTSSSSSYFA, encoded by the exons ATGTTTCTCATTAGTGACAAATTGTCAAATTTTATTGCAGCTGGTTGCCAGGACGTTACCCTATTGGCTCAATTTGTTTCTGAACCATCACCTGTAAAATCGACCGTGACAAAAGCTGTGGCAGAGTTTCGACGTACTCATGCGGACACGTGGAACGTTCAGAAAGATTCTTTCACTGAAGAACAACTTGAG GTCCTGGCTGAtacatcatcatcctcatcctaCTTCGCTTGA
- the LOC132617047 gene encoding MLO-like protein 5 isoform X2 — translation MLLGRLKIREWKEWEKEVEHDYEAANDASRFRLTKETSFVRDNTSFGTTPIIFYTVCFFRQFFRSVRKADYLTMRHGFISVHLAPGSKFNFQKYIKRSLEDDFKVVVGINSVLWLSAVIYLLVNVRGWQAMFWLSILPLVIILAVGTKLQSIIAQMAIEIQERHAVVQGIPLVQVSDRHFWFGKPTLILHLVHLTLFQNAFEITYFLWITYEFGLYSCFHDSFFLAVLRVAIGVGVQILCSYITLPLYALVTQMGSTMKRSIFDDQTSKALMNWHKNAKNKKKPTKPGPVETRKLGSPRESPETSPSTRPGHRSRIEMSNIEPSSSSQTANIVASVDIPEEIDGRPRPANPDLLTGP, via the exons ATGCTGCTCGGAAGATTAAAG ATTCGAGAGTGGAAGGAATGGGAAAAGGAAGTTGAGCATGATTATGAAGCAGCCAATG ATGCCTCAAGATTCAGGCTTACCAAAGAGACATCTTTTGTTAGGGATAATACCAGTTTTGGGACCACCCCAATCATTTTCTACACT GTGTGCTTTTTTCGACAATTTTTCAGGTCAGTTAGGAAAGCTGACTACTTGACCATGCGCCACGGTTTCATCTCG GTCCATTTAGCACCTGGAAGTAAGTTTAATTTTCAAAAGTACATAAAGAGATCCCTGGAAGATGACTTCAAGGTTGTTGTGGGCATCAA TTCAGTGCTATGGCTTTCTGCAGTTATTTATCTTCTGGTGAATGTCCGTG GATGGCAAGCTATGTTTTGGCTGTCCATACTGCCTCTAGTT ATAATCTTAGCAGTTGGGACAAAGCTTCAATCAATTATAGCTCAGATGGCTATTGAAATTCAAGAAAGACATGCTGTGGTGCAAGGCATACCTCTTGTCCAAGTTTCAGACAGACATTTTTGGTTCGGCAAGCCAACTCTAATTCTTCATCTTGTCCATCTCACCCTCTTTCAG AATGCTTTTGAGATTACGTACTTCCTTTGGATAACG TATGAATTTGGGCTCTATTCCTGTTTTCACGATAGTTTTTTCCTCGCCGTATTGAGAGTTGCTATCGG GGTAGGTGTTCAGATTTTGTGCAGCTATATTACACTTCCACTGTATGCACTAGTTACCCAG ATGGGATCAACCATGAAGAGATCTATATTTGATGACCAAACTTCCAAGGCACTGATGAATTGGCATAAGAACGCAAAAAATAAGAAGAAACCTACAAAGCCTGGACCAGTTGAAACACGAAAATTAGGGAGTCCAAGGGAGTCACCTGAAACTTCCCCGAGTACAAGACCTGGTCATCGATCAAGAATAGAAATGTCTAACATAGAGCCATCGTCCTCTAGTCAGACCGCTAACATTGTTGCTAGCGTGGATATTCCAGAGGAAATAGATGGCAGGCCACGGCCTGCGAACCCTGACCTACTTACAGGTCCTTGA
- the LOC132617048 gene encoding uncharacterized protein LOC132617048, translated as MVRAYKVKGEKRKKRGENYDKEEEIEEHVEEESTGSEKRAKIEHTWADTEAAERVVDLLSGIPVVATDHSTNKPGVIFIIERASLEIAKIGKTYQLLNSDEHSNFLKKNGRNPSDYRPDIAHQAMLSILDSRVNKAGRLKALYVRTEKGVLFEVKPHVRIPRTFKRFAGIMLQLLQKLNITAVGKREKLLRVIKNPVTQYLPIDCRKIGFSHSSEKLVDIQDYVNGINNDMNLVFVVGAMAHGKIDKDYVEDYLSISDYPLSAAYCISMITNAVERKWKIL; from the exons ATGGTGCGAGCATACAAAGTAAAAGGtgaaaagagaaaaaagagaggagagaattatgataaagaagaagaaatagaggAACATGTGGAAGAGGAATCAACAGGGTCAGAAAAAAGAGCGAAAATCGAACACACTTGGGCGGATACTGAGGCAGCTGAAAGAGTTGTAGATTTACTATCTGGCATTCCTGTTGTTGCAACTGATCACAGCACGAATAAACCTGGTGTTATTTTCATTATCGAAAGAGCTTCTCTCGAAATCGCTAAAATTGGAAAG ACTTACCAACTTCTGAACTCTGATGAACACTCCAACTTTCTGAAGAAGAATGGTCGAAACCCTTCTGATTATCGGCCTGATATCGCTCATCAG GCAATGCTTTCAATTCTAGATAGCCGAGTAAACAAAGCTGGGCGATTAAAAGCTTTGTATGTGAGGACTGAGAAAGGTGTCCTTTTTGAAGTGAAACCTCACGTTCGTATCCCTAGGACATTTAAGCGATTTGCTGGCATCATGT TGCAGCTGCTACAAAAGCTGAACATAACTGCTGTTGGTAAGCGAGAGAAACTGTTACGTGTTATAAAGAACCCTGTTACACAGTACCTACCCATCGACTGTCGGAAGATAG GCTTCTCTCATAGTTCTGAGAAGCTGGTGGATATTCAGGACTATGTTAATGGCATCAACAATGACATGAACCTTGTTTTTGTG GTTGGGGCTATGGCCCATGGGAAAATTGATAAAGATTATGTCGAAGATTATTTATCAA TTTCGGATTATCCATTGAGTGCTGCATACTGCATATCAATGATCACGAATGCTGTGGAGCGCAAATGGAAGATTTTGTAG
- the LOC132619221 gene encoding probable amino acid permease 7: protein MKKVSIMAACITTFFYLCCGGFGYAAFGNSTPGNLLTGFGFYEPYWLVDFANACVVLHLVGGYQIFSQPLFADIERWFARKFPESKFVHKNHTLKPLLMLPLKFNFMRLVFRTAYVALITGIAVFSPYFNQVVGVSGAITFWPIVIYFPVEKYLTQKKTEIWKTKAIVLRVYTMVCLVVIFYAFVGSIRGVIVARFR from the exons ATGAAGAAGGTCTCGATAATGGCAGCCTGTATTACAACTTTTTTCTACCTTTGCTGTGGGGGATTCGGTTATGCAGCCTTTGGTAATTCCACACCAGGGAACCTCTTGACAGGATTTGGTTTCTACGAACCGTATTGGCTTGTAGACTTTGCTAATGCATGTGTTGTTCTCCATCTAGTTGGTGGATATCAG ATTTTCAGCCAGCCACTATTTGCAGATATTGAGAGATGGTTTGCCAGAAAATTCCCAGAGAGCAAGTTTGTTCACAAGAATCACACCCTGAAACCTCTACTAATGCTGCCACTTAAGTTTAATTTTATGAGATTAGTCTTCCGAACAGCTTATGTAGCATTAATCACTGGGATAGCAGTATTTTCCCCTTACTTTAACCAGGTCGTAGGGGTGTCTGGGGCGATAACCTTTTGGCCTATCGTCATTTATTTCCCTGTAGAGAAGTACTTAACCCAgaaaaaaactgaaatttggaAAACCAAAGCTATCGTGCTTCGCGTGTATACAATGGTATGCCTGGTTGTGATATTCTATGCATTTGTAGGATCCATTAGAGGAGTGATAGTCGCTAGGTTCAGGTAA